A genomic window from Coccinella septempunctata chromosome 9, icCocSept1.1, whole genome shotgun sequence includes:
- the LOC123320271 gene encoding uncharacterized protein LOC123320271 — protein MPQCAGCGKKVCPDEPRITLNKVWHKCCFRCNKCNCDLNADFARVYKGEIYCHSCFKIFRKYCSFEGEDEAATIEEQCEPCTSSSHNFCKVSPTHSEDFFACRNRRKGCKGASPALPRELANYFNRNPVGDKRICPPTGLKDRCRPCPFPVYQCQPKSRSGLRRRKCPVTCASRSSSCLDRAARSLSKRRELTDSCESFGRQTARTSCGEPRYGCQNKMHCDVNRCHKYTGCAPCRRCGHKVYAAEIVLTSYGAYHNSCFSCYSCLKPLDAANVEEHCGEIFCRRCYKKHFGFNNYGFRNRVY, from the exons ATGCCACAATGCGCCGGTTGCGGTAAGAAGGTATGCCCCGACGAGCCGAGGATCACCCTCAACAAGGTCTGGCACAAGTGCTGTTTCAGATGCA ACAAGTGCAACTGCGACCTGAACGCGGACTTCGCCAGGGTCTACAAGGGCGAGATCTACTGCCACTCGTGCTTCAAGATATTCCGGAAGTACTGCTCGTTCGAGGGCGAAGACGAGGCGGCCACCATCGAGGAACAGTGCGAGCCGTGCACGAGCTCCAGTCAC AACTTCTGCAAGGTGAGTCCGACGCATTCCGAGGATTTCTTCGCCTGCAGGAACCGACGGAAGGGGTGCAAGGGCGCCAGTCCCGCCCTGCCCAGGGAACTGGCCAACTACTTCAACCGGAATCCGGTCGGAGACAA GAGGATATGTCCGCCGACGGGCCTGAAGGACCGGTGCCGGCCCTGCCCCTTCCCCGTGTACCAGTGCCAGCCGAAGAGCAGGTCCGGACTGAGGAGACGCAAGTGCCCCGTCACCTGCGCGTCCCGGTCCTCCTCCTGCCTGGACAGGGCGGCCCGCAGCCTGAGCAAGAGGCGCGAGTTGACGGACTCGTGCGAGTCCTTCGGCAGGCAGACGGCGAGGACGAGCTGCGGCGAGCCGAGGTACGGGTGCCAGAACAAGATGCACTGCGACGTGAACCGGTGTCACAAGTATACGGGGTGCGCGCCGTGCAGGAGGTGCGGGCATAAG GTGTACGCGGCCGAAATTGTCCTTACCTCTTACGGGGCGTACCATAACAGTTGTTTCTCCTGTTACTCCTGTCTGAAACCCTTGGACGCCGCCAACGTCGAGGAGCATTGCGGGGAGATCTTTTGTAGAC GTTGTTACAAGAAGCATTTCGGTTTCAACAATTACGGCTTCAGAAACAGAGTATATTAA